One Cotesia glomerata isolate CgM1 linkage group LG8, MPM_Cglom_v2.3, whole genome shotgun sequence genomic window carries:
- the LOC123271049 gene encoding uncharacterized protein LOC123271049: MVRSYLPGGTAVLVCHKVVFLARYCFLSSLTTFRSACDIAVIFSLPTMVQFILLVKYPNLINASKTKAMILGSAFNVNLIQLDQTPALVLAGEDIEYVISFKYLGVILDPRLSWVDQVARTCSTASIMLYRLRQSVNELNINLKRQIVTSLVLPVFDYCAVALTNLNLNLEKKLTVTLNNCVRFVLRKRRGEHISEPRLDLEWLSPYNRRCIC, encoded by the exons ATGGTGAGAAGCTATTTACCTGGCGGAACTGCTGTGCTGGTGTGCCACAAGGTAGTGTTCCTGGCCCGTTACTGTTTTCTCTCTTCATTAACGACCTTCCGAAGTGCTTGCGATATTGCAGTCATCTTTTCTTTGCCGACGATGGTGCAATTTATCTTACTTGTAAAGTATCCGAACTTG ATCAACGCCTCTAAGACTAAAGCTATGATTTTGGGCAGTGCGTTTAATGTGAATCTCATTCAGCTTGATCAGACACCAGCTCTGGTCCTTGCTGGCGAAGATATTGAGTACGTGATCAGCTTCAAGTATCTGGGTGTtattcttgatccaagactGTCTTGGGTGGATCAGGTTGCAAGAACATGTAGTACTGCATCAATAATGCTGTATCGTCTACGTCAATCGGTTAATGAACTCAACATCAATCTGAAACGGCAGATCGTTACCAGCTTGGTCCTTCCAGTCTTTGATTACTGTGCAGTGGCTCTTACAAACTTAAATCTAAATCTTGAGAAAAAGCTAACAGTTACGCTGAACAATTGTGTACGGTTCGTGTTGCGTAAGCGACGTGGAGAGCATATCAGTGAACCTCGGCTTGACCTCGAATGGCTATCGCCTTATAATCGACGGTGTATTTGTTAG